The nucleotide sequence TGATGATCTCCTTGGCAAAATCGAGGATAGTGATCTCATCGGGATTTCCAATGTTCACCGGAAGTGAATAATCGCTAAGCAATAAGCTGTAAAGCCCTTCCACTTGATCATCTACATAGCAAAACGATCGGGTTTGCATTCCGTCTCCAAATACGGTAAGGTCTTCACCGCGCAATGCCTGTCCAATAAATGCCGGTATTACTCTTCCGTCATTGAGTCGCATTCGAGGACCATAGGTATTAAAAATTCGTGCAATACGGGTTTCAAGACCGTGAAATCTGTGGTATGCCATGGTAATGGATTCCTGAAACCTTTTTGCTTCATCGTATACTCCACGCGGACCAATGGTACTTACGTTTCCGTAGTATTCTTCGCTTTGGGGATGTACTAAGGGATCTCCATAGACTTCCGAAGTAGAAGCAATTAAAATACGAGCCTTTTTTTCCTTTGCAAGTCCCAACAGGTTGTGGGTTCCCAAGGAGCTCACCTTTAAAGTCTGAATAGGGATCTTTAGATAATCGATCGGGCTTGCCGGAGATGCGAAGTGCAGAATATAGTCGATCTTTCCTGCCACATGTACAAAGGTAGTTACGTCGTGGTTATAGAATTCGAAGTCTTCTAACTTAAACAGATGGTCTATGTTCTTCAGGTCTCCGGTAATAAGGTTGTCCATCCCCACGACCTTATATCCTTCGGAAATAAATTTATCGCAAAGATGAGACCCTAAAAATCCGGCTGCTCCTGTAATTAGTACCCTTTTTTTCATGCTCTTATTTCGTTCCTTCCAATTGAAATATACGTAAACCCTTCAGATTGAAGATCGTTAACATTGTAAAGATTTCTTCCGTCGAAAATGACAGGTGATTTCAGCAAATCCTTTATTTTATTCAGATCAGGTGTTCTGAAAATGCTCCACTCTGTACAAATAAGTAGCGCATCGGCGTCTTTTAATGCGGCGTACATCGAATCGGCATAGGATAATTTTTCACCAAACTTTCGTTTAATGTTTGGCATGGCTTCAGGATCGAAAACCGAAAGGGAGGCTCCTTTTTCCAGCAACCCATTCATCATATCTATTGAAGGTGCTTCTCTTATGTCGTCTGTTTCTGGTTTAAAGGCAAGTCCCCAAACAGCAATTTTCTTTCCGGAAAGATCTCCAAAATAGTCATCCATTTTAGGGAGTAATATGGTTTTTTGCTTTTGATTGACATCGATCACGGCATTCAGGATTTTAAAGTCGTAGTCTTCTTCCTTTCCGGCCTTTTGAAGTGCTTTTACATCTTTTGGAAAGCAAGATCCGCCATAACCTATACCCGGAAATAAAAAGCGCTTTCCTATTCGGGAGTCGGTACCCATTCCCACTCGCACTTTATCGACATCGGCTCCAACCTTTTCGCAGTAATTGGCGATCTCATTCATAAAAGTGATCTTGGTTGCCAGAAATGAGTTGGCGGCGTATTTTGTAAGTTCTGCCGACTTTTCATCCATGACGATTATTGGATTTCCGGAGCGAACGAAAGGGCGGTAGAGTTTTTGCATTAATTCGGTAGCGCGGTCGCTGCTAGAGCCAACAACTATTCGTTCGGGCTTCAGGAAGTCGTCCACAGCGAAACCTTCTCTTAAGAACTCGGGATTGGAAACCACATCGAATTCACATATTGCATTTTCAGCGATAACGGCATGTACCTTTTCTGAAGTACCCACCGGCACCGTGCTCTTATCGACGATAACCTTATACTGTTTAATTTTCTTTCCTATCTCTTCCGAAACACCCAGTACATAAGAGAGATCTGCAGATCCGTCCTCATCTTCGGGGGTAGGTAAGGCCAGAAAAATAATATCTCCATGTTCCAGACCTTCTTCCAGGGAAGTGGTGAATGACAATCGGTTCGCTTTAATATTCCGTTCAAAGAGCAGATCGAGGTGAGGCTCGTAAATAGGGACGATCCCTTGTCTCATTTTTTCGACCTTTGAAGCGTCAATATCGACACAAACCACCTCGTTACCTGTTTCGGCCAGGCATGTTCCTGTTACCAACCCCACATATCCGGTTCCTATTACTGCTATTTTCATGTATATTTCTTAATCGTTATTCTTTATTTTATCCTCAACAAATGAATCGATCTCGGATTCAAATTTATGTTGACTAAACCGTTCGGCATTCTCACGAATTGCATTATAGTCAAAATTAATTGCTTCAAAATTATGAAGTGCTGCCATTAGGCTTTCTTTGTTTTCTTCTTTAAAAAACACTCCTGTGCTGTTTTCCACTATAGTTTCTAAAACCCCTCCGAAACCATAGGCAATTACAGGTGTGCCACACGCCTGAGCTTCAATTGGGGCAATGCCGAAATCTTCTATTCCGGCATGAATAAAGCCTTTTGCTTTACTTATATATTTAAATACTTCTTCTGAACTTACAAATCCAACGAAACTAATATTAGAATTTGCTTTATCCTTCAGTTCCTTCAACTGACTACCGTCCCCCACAACTATTAATTTCTTATTGGTAGTATTAAAAGCATCGATTACAATATCAAATCGTTTATAAGGTTCGATCCTTCCTACAGCAACATAATAATCTTCTTTTTCTGTTACAAGACTAAAATTTGTAAGGTCTACCGGAGGATAGATCACTTCAGAATCCCTATTATACGTCCTTTTTACCCATTCCTTTACAAAATGGCTATTCGAGATGATAAAATCAGGTGTTTGCGCATCTCTTACATCCATTCTTCTCATAATGACCACCAAAGGGAACATGATATACCTCAACCATCCAAAATACAATTTGTAGTCATCCCAGATATATTTGAGGTTTCGTGCCTGAAAATAGGAAATGTGAACTTGATGAGCTCCCGATTTTTTAACCCCTTTTGCTATGGCGTGTGATGAAGAGATAATGACATCTACATCTTTTTCAATTTTTATCCTTCTCACCACACCGGAAAACGTAAAGAACATATATCTGAACTTTGATCCAAAGTGTCGTATTACAGTTTCCTCAACAGGAATCAACTTATTCGCAAA is from Constantimarinum furrinae and encodes:
- a CDS encoding UDP-glucuronic acid decarboxylase family protein, whose amino-acid sequence is MKKRVLITGAAGFLGSHLCDKFISEGYKVVGMDNLITGDLKNIDHLFKLEDFEFYNHDVTTFVHVAGKIDYILHFASPASPIDYLKIPIQTLKVSSLGTHNLLGLAKEKKARILIASTSEVYGDPLVHPQSEEYYGNVSTIGPRGVYDEAKRFQESITMAYHRFHGLETRIARIFNTYGPRMRLNDGRVIPAFIGQALRGEDLTVFGDGMQTRSFCYVDDQVEGLYSLLLSDYSLPVNIGNPDEITILDFAKEIIKLTGTNQKIVFKPLPQDDPLQREPDITKAREILGWEPKVGREEGMKKTYEYFKGLTEEELFKSEHKDFSKHIRH
- a CDS encoding UDP-glucose dehydrogenase family protein, with product MKIAVIGTGYVGLVTGTCLAETGNEVVCVDIDASKVEKMRQGIVPIYEPHLDLLFERNIKANRLSFTTSLEEGLEHGDIIFLALPTPEDEDGSADLSYVLGVSEEIGKKIKQYKVIVDKSTVPVGTSEKVHAVIAENAICEFDVVSNPEFLREGFAVDDFLKPERIVVGSSSDRATELMQKLYRPFVRSGNPIIVMDEKSAELTKYAANSFLATKITFMNEIANYCEKVGADVDKVRVGMGTDSRIGKRFLFPGIGYGGSCFPKDVKALQKAGKEEDYDFKILNAVIDVNQKQKTILLPKMDDYFGDLSGKKIAVWGLAFKPETDDIREAPSIDMMNGLLEKGASLSVFDPEAMPNIKRKFGEKLSYADSMYAALKDADALLICTEWSIFRTPDLNKIKDLLKSPVIFDGRNLYNVNDLQSEGFTYISIGRNEIRA
- a CDS encoding glycosyltransferase, with the translated sequence MTKKVLVVDWLDKYGGAERVISSLCTVFDFSKCYLLINIMNKNNLNKVFANKLIPVEETVIRHFGSKFRYMFFTFSGVVRRIKIEKDVDVIISSSHAIAKGVKKSGAHQVHISYFQARNLKYIWDDYKLYFGWLRYIMFPLVVIMRRMDVRDAQTPDFIISNSHFVKEWVKRTYNRDSEVIYPPVDLTNFSLVTEKEDYYVAVGRIEPYKRFDIVIDAFNTTNKKLIVVGDGSQLKELKDKANSNISFVGFVSSEEVFKYISKAKGFIHAGIEDFGIAPIEAQACGTPVIAYGFGGVLETIVENSTGVFFKEENKESLMAALHNFEAINFDYNAIRENAERFSQHKFESEIDSFVEDKIKNND